A genomic segment from Thermostichus lividus PCC 6715 encodes:
- the hemC gene encoding hydroxymethylbilane synthase — translation MTATPSTQRPIRIGSRKSQLALVQTEWVQTQLQARHGDRSFEVVTMTTQGDNILDVALAKIGDKGLFTKELELSMLRQETDLAVHSLKDLPTHLPDGLMLGAITRREDPADALVLGAKWLGYTLETLPAGTIIGTSSLRRLAQLRHHYPHLSFKDVRGNLNTRLAKLDAGEYDGLILAVAGLRRLGFGDRISQVLPASVSLYAVGQGALGIECRSNDPEILSLIKTLEDPETAARCLAERAFLRQLEGGCQVPIGVHTVIEQGQLRLTGLVASLDGQRLVKDTITGDPSTAEVLGASLALTLREQGASEILAEIFATVRSER, via the coding sequence ATGACTGCCACCCCCTCAACCCAGCGACCTATCCGCATTGGCTCACGCAAAAGTCAACTGGCCCTTGTGCAAACAGAATGGGTACAGACACAACTGCAAGCCCGCCATGGCGATCGCTCCTTTGAAGTGGTGACCATGACTACCCAGGGAGATAATATTCTGGACGTGGCCTTGGCCAAAATTGGGGATAAGGGTCTGTTTACCAAAGAACTCGAACTGTCGATGCTGCGGCAAGAGACTGATTTGGCGGTGCACTCCCTCAAGGATTTGCCCACCCACCTGCCAGACGGGCTGATGCTGGGCGCAATTACCCGGCGGGAAGACCCTGCTGATGCCCTAGTGTTGGGGGCAAAATGGCTGGGGTACACCCTCGAAACTCTACCCGCAGGTACGATCATTGGCACCTCATCCCTACGGCGGCTCGCTCAACTGCGCCACCACTATCCTCACCTGTCCTTTAAGGATGTGCGGGGCAACCTGAATACCCGTCTGGCCAAGTTGGATGCGGGAGAGTACGATGGCCTGATTTTGGCGGTGGCGGGGTTACGTCGCCTTGGCTTTGGCGATCGCATCAGTCAAGTTCTGCCCGCCAGTGTATCCCTATACGCTGTTGGCCAAGGCGCGCTTGGCATTGAGTGCCGCAGCAACGACCCGGAGATCCTGAGCCTCATTAAAACCCTTGAAGACCCTGAAACCGCTGCCCGCTGCCTCGCCGAACGTGCCTTTTTGCGGCAACTAGAAGGCGGTTGCCAAGTCCCCATTGGCGTACATACGGTGATTGAGCAAGGGCAACTCCGCCTAACGGGGTTAGTCGCTAGCCTGGATGGGCAACGGCTTGTAAAAGATACGATCACTGGCGATCCGAGCACTGCTGAAGTACTGGGCGCGTCCTTGGCCTTGACCTTAAGAGAACAGGGAGCCTCCGAAATTCTAGCCGAAATTTTTGCCACGGTGCGTTCCGAACGCTAG
- a CDS encoding slr1957 family protein, translating to MSPVLPMDSPSSLLKYSYKSALAWCQENGWTDLFVEQYQYWAFPPGGVMPLPLPSQALHLIELPTVTSPQQRCLQTLSLAIALVATGMSCWFQSLMPLLVGFSACALLIAAQDA from the coding sequence TTGAGTCCAGTACTGCCTATGGATAGCCCCTCGTCGTTGCTGAAATACTCTTACAAATCAGCCTTGGCATGGTGCCAAGAGAACGGCTGGACCGATTTGTTTGTCGAGCAGTACCAGTACTGGGCCTTTCCGCCGGGTGGGGTGATGCCCTTGCCGCTGCCCTCTCAGGCGCTACACCTTATTGAATTGCCCACAGTTACATCGCCACAGCAGCGATGTTTGCAGACGCTGTCCTTGGCGATCGCCCTTGTCGCCACAGGGATGAGTTGCTGGTTTCAGTCCCTGATGCCCTTATTAGTGGGTTTTAGTGCCTGCGCTCTTTTAATTGCTGCCCAAGATGCCTAA
- a CDS encoding energy-coupling factor ABC transporter ATP-binding protein has product MAIVQNSVSPPPAIALKDVSFGWSPETLLLNRVSLTIPQGQLWMLLGRNGSGKSTLIRLLAGLLPPESGECYIAQPFGFVFQNPDHQLVMPSVGADIAFSLNGESLTYWEVRQRVSAALQAVNLQGLERRPIYALSGGQKQRVAIAGAIARQCRVLLLDEPTALLDPESQQELLDYVRQLVNCQGITALWVTHRLNELAQADGAIVLDNGKIIGQGAPAAMMPLIYQQQSLATNEDLGILGSN; this is encoded by the coding sequence ATGGCAATTGTCCAAAATAGTGTGTCGCCACCCCCGGCGATCGCCCTCAAAGACGTTTCGTTTGGTTGGTCACCGGAGACATTACTGCTGAATCGCGTGTCGCTGACGATTCCCCAAGGGCAACTGTGGATGCTGCTAGGTCGCAATGGCAGCGGCAAGTCCACATTAATTCGTTTGTTGGCCGGGCTGTTGCCCCCCGAATCCGGCGAGTGCTACATTGCGCAGCCCTTTGGCTTTGTGTTTCAAAATCCGGATCATCAATTGGTAATGCCCAGCGTTGGTGCCGATATTGCCTTTAGCTTGAATGGTGAATCGTTGACCTACTGGGAGGTGCGACAGCGGGTCAGTGCGGCCTTGCAAGCGGTGAACCTGCAAGGGCTAGAGCGCCGCCCTATCTATGCCCTCAGTGGCGGTCAAAAGCAACGGGTGGCCATTGCTGGGGCGATCGCTCGCCAGTGCCGTGTCCTTTTGTTGGATGAACCCACTGCCTTACTTGATCCTGAGAGCCAGCAGGAACTCTTGGACTATGTCCGCCAACTGGTGAACTGCCAAGGCATCACTGCCCTGTGGGTCACCCACCGATTAAATGAGTTAGCCCAAGCGGATGGAGCCATTGTGCTGGATAATGGCAAAATTATTGGCCAAGGCGCTCCTGCAGCGATGATGCCCCTCATTTATCAGCAACAATCCTTGGCAACAAATGAGGATTTAGGCATCTTGGGCAGCAATTAA
- a CDS encoding HAD-IIB family hydrolase: MQQGLYIVLISIHGLIRGDRLELGRDADTGGQTRYVVELARQLAAHPRVAQVDLVTRLINDPKVSADYAQPIEPIADRARIVRLPCGPRRYLRKEVLWPYLDVFADELLRHLRQSGRMPDVIHSHYADAGYVGCRVAGWLGVPLVHTGHSLGRVKRQRLLDQGSKPDVIEEQFHFTTRIEAEEQTLASASLIIASTHQEVEEQYSLYDHYNPERMMVIPPGLDTERFYPAAVSSDLPILKELRRFLVEPEKPFIFCLSRPVPRKNVAALVKVYGTDPMLQERANLVLVLGNRTDISKMEASPRQVFTELFSLVDRYDLYGKVAYPKTHTSDEVPDLYRLAAQQRGVFINPALTEPFGLTLIEASACGLPILATADGGPKEIIRNCQNGLLFDALDPEAIRTALHQAFASDTQWQEWSNNGLKGVQQHYSWHSHVEAYLKAISQLAEKSVLPALSVQRQPAPYRRNATPTNRNRLLTLERLLVSDIDNTLIGDRSALERLLEVLQHRLELGFGVATGRHLEITLDVLNEWGVPLPDVLITSVGSEIHYGPHLVPDTSWSQHISYRWEPQRVRDILANVPGLTLQPKDNQRSHKISYTVDIEVLPSITPVLRLLRQQKLHCRSIFSHNQFLDILPLRASKGDALRYLALKWGYPLQKLLVAGDSGNDEQMLTGNTLAVVVGNHSPELDKLRDVPQIYFAEGHYAQGILEAIDYYGF, encoded by the coding sequence ATGCAACAGGGATTATACATTGTCCTCATCAGCATTCATGGGTTAATCCGCGGCGATCGCCTTGAACTAGGGCGTGATGCTGATACTGGCGGTCAAACCCGCTATGTTGTCGAACTGGCCAGACAGTTAGCAGCCCATCCCCGCGTGGCGCAAGTAGATTTAGTCACCCGCTTGATCAACGACCCCAAAGTCAGTGCCGACTACGCCCAGCCCATTGAACCCATTGCGGATCGCGCCCGTATTGTGCGCCTACCCTGTGGACCACGGCGTTACCTACGCAAAGAAGTGCTCTGGCCGTACCTCGATGTCTTTGCAGACGAGCTACTACGCCATCTACGCCAAAGTGGCCGGATGCCCGACGTTATCCATAGTCATTATGCAGATGCTGGTTATGTTGGCTGCCGGGTGGCGGGCTGGCTAGGCGTGCCGTTGGTTCACACAGGGCACTCCTTGGGGCGAGTGAAGCGGCAACGGCTGCTGGATCAAGGCAGTAAACCCGACGTTATCGAAGAGCAGTTTCACTTCACCACCCGCATCGAAGCGGAAGAGCAAACCCTTGCCAGTGCCTCCCTGATTATTGCCAGTACCCACCAAGAGGTCGAAGAGCAGTACAGCCTTTACGACCATTACAATCCTGAGCGCATGATGGTGATTCCGCCGGGCTTGGATACCGAACGCTTTTATCCGGCGGCAGTGAGTTCCGATCTGCCGATACTAAAAGAATTACGCCGCTTTTTAGTAGAGCCGGAAAAACCCTTTATTTTCTGCCTATCTCGGCCAGTTCCCCGCAAAAATGTTGCCGCTTTGGTGAAGGTGTATGGTACAGACCCGATGCTACAAGAGCGTGCCAACCTCGTGCTGGTATTGGGCAACCGCACTGACATCAGCAAGATGGAGGCCAGCCCTCGGCAGGTCTTCACGGAACTCTTTTCCTTAGTGGATCGCTACGATCTCTACGGTAAGGTCGCCTACCCTAAAACCCATACCAGTGATGAGGTACCGGATCTCTACCGTTTAGCCGCACAACAGCGGGGGGTGTTTATCAATCCGGCGTTGACGGAACCCTTTGGCCTCACCCTCATTGAAGCCTCAGCCTGTGGGCTACCCATTTTGGCCACCGCCGATGGTGGTCCTAAGGAAATTATCCGCAACTGTCAGAATGGCTTGCTCTTTGATGCCTTAGATCCGGAGGCAATCCGTACCGCCTTGCACCAAGCCTTCGCTAGCGATACTCAGTGGCAGGAATGGTCAAACAATGGCCTCAAGGGGGTACAGCAGCACTACTCGTGGCACAGTCATGTGGAGGCGTACCTGAAAGCAATTAGCCAACTTGCAGAGAAATCCGTCCTGCCGGCCTTGAGTGTACAACGCCAACCTGCGCCCTACCGCCGCAATGCAACCCCCACCAACCGTAACCGCCTGCTCACGCTTGAACGGTTACTTGTGAGTGATATTGACAATACCCTCATTGGCGATCGCAGCGCCCTTGAGCGCTTGCTTGAAGTCCTACAGCACCGCCTTGAACTGGGGTTTGGGGTTGCTACAGGTCGCCACTTAGAAATCACCCTTGATGTCTTAAACGAATGGGGAGTTCCCCTGCCCGACGTGCTCATTACCTCCGTTGGCAGTGAAATTCACTACGGCCCACACCTAGTACCCGATACAAGCTGGAGTCAGCACATTAGCTATCGCTGGGAACCACAGCGGGTGCGGGACATACTGGCCAATGTGCCTGGGTTAACTTTACAACCCAAGGACAATCAACGCTCCCACAAAATTAGCTATACGGTGGATATAGAGGTTTTGCCCTCCATTACCCCTGTGTTGCGGCTCCTACGGCAGCAAAAACTCCACTGTCGCTCCATTTTTTCCCACAATCAGTTTTTAGATATTTTGCCCCTGCGAGCCTCCAAAGGGGATGCCCTCCGCTACCTTGCCCTGAAGTGGGGATACCCGCTGCAAAAATTGCTCGTGGCCGGCGACTCGGGGAACGATGAGCAAATGCTAACCGGCAATACCCTAGCGGTGGTGGTTGGGAATCATAGCCCAGAACTCGACAAACTGCGGGACGTTCCTCAGATCTACTTTGCCGAGGGGCACTATGCCCAAGGCATTTTGGAAGCGATTGACTACTATGGCTTCTAG
- a CDS encoding fasciclin domain-containing protein has product MATIVDIAVNTPGFSTLVTAVKVANLVDALQSAGPFTVFAPNDDAFAKLPDGTITSLVQNPPQLARILKYHVLAGAYTAAELKKMGVVTSLEGSTIPIHGETPLEVKNATVLAADIQADNGIIHVIDTVILMGLDPAHSFQDTDVPYR; this is encoded by the coding sequence ATGGCGACCATTGTGGATATTGCGGTCAATACACCAGGGTTCTCTACCCTTGTTACTGCGGTCAAAGTGGCTAATTTAGTCGATGCCCTGCAATCTGCCGGCCCATTTACCGTGTTTGCCCCCAACGATGATGCCTTTGCTAAGCTACCGGATGGCACCATCACCTCCTTAGTGCAAAACCCACCCCAGCTTGCCCGCATCCTGAAGTACCACGTCCTTGCGGGTGCCTACACTGCTGCGGAGCTAAAAAAGATGGGGGTGGTCACCTCCCTTGAAGGCTCAACCATTCCCATTCATGGCGAGACCCCCCTTGAAGTGAAAAATGCAACGGTTCTTGCTGCTGACATTCAGGCTGACAACGGTATCATCCATGTCATTGACACGGTTATTTTAATGGGCTTAGACCCAGCGCACTCATTCCAAGACACAGATGTTCCCTACCGTTGA
- a CDS encoding NAD-dependent succinate-semialdehyde dehydrogenase — protein MAIASVNPTTGEVVKTFCPLSEAELQACLKRAATAFESYRQTTFQQRSHWLLAAAALLEQQCQSLAQLMTLEMGKPITEAIAEVEKCAWVCRYYAEQAEAFLAPEIVATDATYSAIHYQPLGIILAVMPWNFPFWQVFRFAAPALMAGNVALLKHASNVPQCALAIADLFAAAGIPVGAFQTLLIPAGRVAALLADRRIRAATLTGSEPAGISLAVAASQHIKKTVLELGGSDPFIVLPSADLPRAIATAVKARMINNGQSCIAAKRFIVHTAVYDAFVAGLQAAFDAWRIGDPVDPATQLGPLATATIREELRTQVELALAHGAKLIYQGELPPHCQQGYFYPPTLLAEISRDNPVFVQEFFGPVALLFRVSSLDAAIELANATPFGLGASAWTADASEGDRLIRDLEAGAVFINGMVKSDPRLPFGGTKRSGYGRELGRAGILEFVNIKTVCRY, from the coding sequence ATGGCAATCGCGTCTGTTAATCCCACCACGGGGGAAGTGGTTAAAACCTTTTGTCCCCTGAGTGAAGCAGAACTACAGGCCTGTTTGAAGCGAGCAGCCACTGCCTTTGAAAGCTATCGTCAGACAACCTTTCAACAGCGATCGCACTGGCTGTTAGCGGCAGCCGCTCTTTTAGAGCAGCAATGCCAATCCTTGGCACAGTTAATGACCCTTGAAATGGGCAAACCCATTACGGAAGCCATCGCAGAGGTGGAAAAGTGTGCGTGGGTCTGTCGGTATTACGCAGAGCAGGCAGAGGCATTTTTAGCACCGGAGATAGTGGCTACAGACGCTACCTACAGCGCTATACACTATCAGCCTCTTGGCATTATTTTGGCGGTGATGCCTTGGAATTTCCCCTTTTGGCAGGTGTTTCGCTTTGCGGCACCAGCGCTAATGGCAGGCAATGTGGCACTGCTCAAACACGCCTCCAATGTACCCCAGTGTGCCCTGGCGATCGCCGACCTGTTTGCCGCCGCAGGGATTCCAGTGGGAGCCTTTCAAACCCTCCTCATTCCTGCGGGTCGTGTTGCCGCTTTGCTGGCGGATCGGCGCATTCGGGCGGCCACCCTCACGGGTAGTGAACCTGCCGGCATCAGTTTGGCCGTGGCCGCATCCCAGCACATTAAGAAAACCGTCTTGGAGTTAGGGGGCAGCGATCCGTTTATTGTGCTCCCCAGCGCGGATCTACCCCGGGCGATCGCCACCGCTGTTAAGGCACGGATGATCAATAATGGCCAGTCCTGTATTGCCGCCAAACGGTTCATTGTCCATACCGCCGTTTATGATGCTTTTGTGGCAGGCCTACAAGCAGCATTTGACGCATGGCGGATAGGGGATCCGGTTGACCCTGCCACGCAACTGGGGCCCTTGGCCACGGCCACGATCCGCGAGGAACTGCGCACCCAAGTGGAACTGGCGCTAGCTCATGGTGCCAAGCTGATTTATCAGGGAGAGTTGCCCCCCCACTGTCAGCAGGGGTATTTTTATCCTCCAACCCTCTTGGCGGAGATTAGCCGCGACAATCCGGTATTTGTGCAGGAGTTTTTTGGGCCGGTTGCGCTCCTATTTCGAGTTAGCTCTCTAGACGCGGCCATCGAACTGGCCAATGCCACCCCCTTTGGTTTGGGAGCCAGTGCTTGGACAGCAGACGCCAGCGAAGGCGATCGCCTGATTCGAGATCTAGAGGCAGGAGCCGTCTTTATCAACGGCATGGTCAAGTCTGACCCCCGCTTACCCTTTGGCGGCACCAAGCGATCGGGCTATGGCCGAGAACTGGGACGGGCGGGGATTCTCGAGTTTGTGAATATTAAAACCGTATGCCGCTATTAA
- a CDS encoding glycoside hydrolase family 57 protein, whose product MAIGYLALVLHAHLPFVRHPESDYVLEEEWLFEAITETYVPLLWMFEGLKRDGVDFKITMSMTPPLISMLRDPLLQERYDQHLAQLEELAELEVERNTFNGHIRYLAEHYAQEFNRVRQTWERYDRDLVTAFKQFQDSNNLEIITCGATHGYLPLMKMYPQAVWAQLQVACEHYEQTFGRPPKGIWLPECAYYEGLERMLADAGLRYFITDGHGILYGRPRPRFGTYAPIFTETGVAAFGRDHESSQQVWSSEVGYPGAAEYREFYKDLGWEAEYEYIKPYIMPNGQRKNTGIKYHKITGRGLGLGDKQLYDPYWAREKAAEHAANFMFNRENQIRYLHHLMQRPPIVVSPYDAELYGHWWYEGPWFLDFLFRKVWFDQDTFAMTHLADYLRAHPTQQVCRPSQSSWGYKGFHEYWLNDTNAWIYPHLHKAAERMIELAKGEPWDELSWRALNQAARELLLAQSSDWAFIMRTGTMVPYAVRRTRSHLTRFHKLYDDIKAQKIDAGWLEKVEAIDNIFPQINYRVYRPL is encoded by the coding sequence ATGGCAATTGGTTATTTAGCACTGGTTTTGCACGCTCACCTCCCCTTTGTTCGTCACCCAGAGAGCGACTACGTTCTAGAAGAAGAATGGCTCTTTGAAGCCATTACCGAAACCTACGTTCCCCTCCTGTGGATGTTTGAAGGTCTCAAGCGGGATGGCGTAGATTTCAAAATCACCATGAGCATGACCCCGCCCCTCATTTCAATGCTGCGGGATCCGCTCCTGCAAGAGCGCTACGATCAACACCTTGCCCAGCTAGAAGAGTTAGCCGAGCTAGAAGTTGAACGGAATACCTTTAATGGTCACATTCGCTATCTGGCGGAGCACTACGCCCAAGAGTTTAACCGCGTGCGTCAAACGTGGGAACGCTACGATCGCGATCTGGTTACGGCGTTCAAGCAATTTCAAGACTCCAATAACCTTGAAATTATTACCTGTGGTGCCACCCACGGCTACTTGCCGCTGATGAAAATGTACCCCCAAGCGGTGTGGGCGCAGTTACAAGTGGCCTGCGAACACTACGAGCAAACGTTTGGCCGTCCGCCCAAGGGCATTTGGTTGCCGGAGTGTGCTTACTACGAAGGCTTAGAGCGGATGCTAGCAGATGCGGGGCTGCGCTATTTTATTACCGATGGGCATGGGATTCTCTACGGTCGCCCCCGCCCTCGGTTTGGCACCTACGCGCCTATTTTTACCGAAACAGGGGTAGCTGCCTTTGGCCGCGATCACGAGTCATCGCAGCAGGTGTGGTCTTCGGAGGTGGGTTACCCAGGGGCAGCAGAGTATCGTGAATTCTACAAAGATTTGGGCTGGGAGGCGGAGTACGAGTACATTAAGCCCTACATTATGCCCAATGGCCAGCGCAAAAATACCGGCATTAAGTACCACAAAATCACTGGCCGTGGCTTGGGGTTAGGGGACAAGCAACTCTACGATCCCTACTGGGCGCGGGAAAAAGCTGCAGAGCACGCGGCTAATTTTATGTTTAACCGCGAAAACCAAATTCGTTATCTACATCACCTGATGCAACGGCCACCCATCGTTGTCTCTCCCTACGATGCCGAGCTTTACGGACACTGGTGGTACGAAGGCCCGTGGTTTTTAGACTTTCTGTTCCGCAAAGTGTGGTTTGACCAAGATACCTTTGCCATGACCCATCTAGCAGACTACCTACGCGCCCACCCCACCCAGCAGGTGTGTCGCCCCTCCCAATCGAGTTGGGGGTATAAAGGCTTCCATGAGTACTGGTTAAATGACACCAATGCGTGGATTTATCCCCACCTGCACAAAGCAGCAGAGCGAATGATTGAACTGGCGAAAGGGGAGCCGTGGGATGAACTCAGTTGGCGTGCCCTCAACCAAGCGGCTCGTGAGTTGCTGCTAGCGCAATCCTCGGACTGGGCGTTTATCATGCGCACTGGGACAATGGTGCCCTATGCGGTTCGCCGCACCCGCAGTCACCTCACCCGCTTCCATAAGCTCTACGACGATATCAAGGCTCAAAAAATTGATGCGGGCTGGCTCGAAAAAGTCGAGGCGATTGATAATATCTTTCCCCAAATCAATTACCGGGTTTATCGCCCTCTTTAA
- a CDS encoding ABC transporter ATP-binding protein/permease, giving the protein MSQPSHRFDARVWGQFITIAQPYFFPRDRRGSSGIFILLLFLVIALMFGCLFALTAAVTFGLNALAPELMGQIAGGLMDLIRSLWSDPFSRSLILATVIVPLGVFVLLRRDLLPRWQAWTLLGLLLMLSLSVSGLNVIISFVGRFFQTALAEKNADTYWRFLGVYAGVFVVGTPIVVIYRYVREYLGLCWRDWLTRHFLDRYFQNRSYYAIENASDIDNPDQRITEDIRSFTQTSLQFLLIILSDIIDLVAFSGILWSISQTLTLTLIGYAVVGTVVTILIGQRLIRLNFNQLRREADFRYGLVHVRDNAESIAFYRGEAQESLQVRQRFIEVLRNFNLLIGWQRNLDFFTTAYNYFVIIVPAAVVAPRYFAGEIDFGAISQASFAFSQVLGSLSIIVNQFANLSGFIAGIERLAEFNDALVTPVSLGESQIELVEQPRFALEKVTIATPNLARQLVQDVTFALDSGESVVIMGPSGVGKSSMLRAIAGLWQSGSGRIIRPPISDVLFLPQRPYMVLGTLRTQLLYPGGDRDTSDDGLLYALAQVNLEHLPDRVGGFDVELAWDDVLSLGEQQRLAIARLLLNKRPYAILDEATSALDLDNEQRVYAHIQRIAHNYISVGHRESLIQYHTYILELKSNQAWEFRPAH; this is encoded by the coding sequence GTGTCTCAACCTAGCCATCGTTTTGATGCCCGCGTTTGGGGGCAATTTATTACTATTGCCCAGCCCTATTTCTTCCCGCGCGATCGCCGCGGCAGCAGCGGCATCTTTATTCTGCTGCTCTTTTTAGTGATTGCGCTGATGTTTGGGTGTCTCTTTGCCCTAACGGCGGCTGTGACCTTTGGTCTCAATGCCCTTGCCCCGGAACTAATGGGGCAAATTGCTGGCGGCTTAATGGATCTCATCCGCTCACTTTGGTCTGATCCCTTCAGCCGTAGCCTCATCCTTGCCACGGTTATCGTGCCCCTTGGGGTGTTTGTGCTCTTACGCCGCGACCTCCTCCCCCGCTGGCAAGCGTGGACCCTATTAGGGCTATTGCTAATGCTGTCGCTGTCCGTGAGTGGCCTCAACGTCATTATCAGCTTTGTGGGGCGATTCTTCCAGACGGCACTGGCGGAAAAAAATGCGGATACCTACTGGCGGTTTCTTGGCGTGTATGCTGGGGTGTTTGTCGTGGGCACCCCCATTGTCGTGATTTACCGCTATGTGCGCGAGTACTTGGGGCTATGCTGGCGGGATTGGCTGACACGCCACTTCTTGGATCGCTATTTTCAAAACCGCTCCTACTATGCCATTGAAAATGCCAGTGACATTGATAACCCTGACCAACGGATCACCGAAGATATTCGCTCCTTTACCCAAACCTCTTTGCAGTTTTTGTTGATTATCCTCAGCGATATTATTGACTTAGTTGCCTTTAGTGGCATTCTCTGGAGTATCTCCCAGACCCTGACCCTAACCCTGATTGGTTATGCGGTGGTCGGTACGGTTGTGACGATTCTCATCGGCCAACGCTTAATTCGCCTCAATTTTAACCAACTGCGCCGTGAAGCTGATTTCCGCTATGGCTTGGTACATGTGCGCGATAACGCTGAGTCCATCGCCTTTTACCGCGGCGAAGCCCAAGAATCGCTACAGGTGCGTCAACGGTTCATTGAAGTGCTCCGTAACTTTAATCTGCTCATTGGCTGGCAGCGAAACCTTGACTTCTTTACAACTGCCTACAATTACTTTGTGATTATTGTTCCCGCTGCGGTTGTGGCACCGCGCTATTTTGCTGGCGAAATCGACTTTGGTGCCATTAGTCAGGCTAGTTTTGCGTTTTCCCAAGTTTTAGGCTCCCTCTCGATTATTGTGAACCAATTTGCAAACTTGAGTGGCTTTATCGCGGGTATCGAGCGCTTAGCGGAGTTTAATGATGCCCTAGTCACACCAGTGTCGCTTGGTGAATCGCAAATTGAGCTGGTGGAGCAGCCGCGCTTTGCCCTAGAGAAGGTCACCATCGCAACCCCCAATTTGGCACGGCAGTTGGTACAAGACGTAACGTTTGCCTTAGATAGCGGCGAAAGTGTCGTGATTATGGGGCCCAGTGGGGTCGGTAAAAGTTCAATGCTGCGGGCGATCGCTGGTCTATGGCAAAGTGGTAGTGGCCGCATTATCCGACCCCCCATCAGTGACGTTCTCTTTTTGCCCCAGCGACCCTATATGGTTTTGGGAACCCTACGAACCCAGTTACTCTATCCGGGGGGCGATCGCGATACTAGCGATGATGGGTTACTCTATGCACTTGCGCAGGTGAATTTAGAACACTTACCGGATCGTGTGGGCGGGTTTGATGTGGAGCTAGCTTGGGATGACGTGCTGTCTCTTGGAGAGCAACAGCGGTTGGCGATCGCCCGTTTGCTACTCAACAAGCGTCCCTATGCCATTTTGGACGAGGCCACTAGCGCCCTTGACCTTGACAATGAGCAGCGCGTTTATGCGCATATTCAACGGATCGCCCATAATTACATTAGTGTTGGCCACCGCGAAAGCTTAATTCAATACCACACTTATATTCTCGAACTTAAGAGTAATCAGGCGTGGGAGTTTCGCCCAGCTCATTAA
- a CDS encoding lysophospholipid acyltransferase family protein, whose translation MAEQNTSQTTSRIVPWLYWGLWPFHRLLLWFYFAKITIVGREQLPKDGGFVLAPKHYSRWDPVILALVWFRPLRFMTNAIEFRGVQGWFIRRLGAFSINLNRPQASSLRHALEILKTGQPLVLFPEGGIERELPVRPLKPGLARLVLQAQGDRPIPIFPVGIVYTPCPQFRCRVSVYIAPPLWVERNGCDRQPLKQRAQQLTEELHKALLDAVTQAAQVD comes from the coding sequence ATGGCGGAACAAAACACGTCGCAAACAACCTCTAGAATTGTGCCGTGGCTATACTGGGGACTCTGGCCATTTCACCGCCTCCTATTGTGGTTCTATTTTGCCAAGATTACGATTGTTGGCCGCGAACAATTGCCCAAGGATGGCGGCTTTGTGTTGGCACCCAAGCACTATAGCCGTTGGGATCCGGTGATTCTGGCGTTGGTGTGGTTCCGTCCGCTGCGGTTTATGACCAATGCCATTGAGTTTAGGGGGGTGCAGGGATGGTTTATTCGTCGTTTAGGGGCGTTTTCCATTAACCTCAATCGCCCCCAAGCCAGTAGCCTGCGCCATGCCCTCGAGATTCTCAAAACCGGACAGCCCTTAGTTCTGTTTCCAGAGGGCGGGATCGAGCGGGAATTACCAGTACGTCCACTCAAACCTGGGCTGGCTCGACTGGTACTGCAAGCACAAGGCGATCGCCCTATTCCCATTTTCCCGGTTGGTATTGTTTATACTCCCTGCCCTCAATTTCGCTGTCGGGTCAGCGTTTATATTGCACCGCCGCTATGGGTAGAGCGCAACGGTTGCGATCGCCAACCCCTTAAACAGCGGGCACAACAGCTCACTGAGGAACTGCACAAGGCACTACTGGATGCAGTCACTCAGGCAGCACAGGTTGATTGA
- a CDS encoding glycogen debranching protein — MTIWVSEQIDPSGLLYACIACCDEAQAQECVQSFEKNLTPAQKAAGWQVRLRTVTSWEDVPSTALKLG; from the coding sequence ATGACGATATGGGTAAGTGAACAAATTGACCCATCGGGTCTGCTCTACGCCTGTATCGCTTGCTGTGATGAGGCTCAAGCCCAAGAGTGTGTACAGTCATTTGAAAAAAATCTCACACCGGCGCAAAAGGCAGCGGGTTGGCAGGTTCGGTTACGTACGGTCACCTCTTGGGAAGATGTGCCCAGCACAGCTCTGAAGCTTGGC